The Cryptomeria japonica chromosome 6, Sugi_1.0, whole genome shotgun sequence genomic interval gccaaaccaaagttgtgaataggtctcttggaaacatgcttaggtgcttgacaaaggaatatgggcagagttgtgatcaactcattcatcaagcagaatatgcctacaatgatagtgtcaaccagTCTATAGGTAAAGGCCCTTttaaagttgtttatggtatgcatccaaggggtttaatggagttgagggatatcactaacttccAGCCTAAGAGTGGAAtagcagatgacatggctcaatccatgatggaggttcatgagcaagtgagaaaagctCTCCAAGAAACCTCCCAAAAGGTCAAGGCAaaagtggatgctacaaagagagatgttcaattttccataggagattatgtgatggttcatttgaacaaggaaaggctacaaaagggagttccaagcaaaattcagatgaggagaataggcccttgcaaaatctcagctaagtatgggtctaatgcttacaaagttgattttcctactgatgtttctttgtctcccatttttaatgttgcagatttgattgctttcaaagggtagccatctgaggagattcaaagagtttcagatgttgcataatccctttctgatctatctatcccttctctttctattccccaagcagaacaggttctagactctaggattctcaaaaaaacaaggaatcacacctacatggagcatctaatcaaatggaaggataagcctatctcagaggccacatggatacatGAAGCAGACTTTTAGAAGTTTgacatctcttcttcttttctgcctcaaggagtcacatgacttctttgtttttgggggagtatggtgtaggagcacctagttgaacAAAACTCTCTTTTTTGAGTATTTAatactttcatgtttgtaatgtcttgttgttaagtcccggagacaactgagagggggggggtgaatcagttgtctaataaattcaaaccaaaaactaattaaccaacttaatgcttaataccagtaaacaagttaagtatgtcggtagacagtgttaacagtaaattgctatatcggtaaggattaatgcatgaaacataaacataaagtcatttgcaacacataacaccaatatttgtatgtggaaaccctgtaaggggaaaaaccatggtgggaaaccttacccacaatcagatgatactactgcagatagtaagtgtacataatggggtctgcacatgcagaaaggccaatagcctagagcttactgctcaatcacaaaatgggagtcacactgactatagttggatggttaaatccaataagaatgtactgcacaaaatagcatcttcatatgctagattcagtaccggtgtaatgctgatatgattctacaaaaacctagcttcaccttcaaatgatgtcttcatgtatacctctgcttgatctcacatataccttcactcaattcttttttgcattccacacttgatcttacaaataagatcttacatatataccataccctaagaccaattttagtaggtcagctctacaagatattacaataaaatcattttacatacaatataatatctaatgcaataactgattaaacatgttggcttaatgcatttacatcaataataaatcatctccatagcgtgccatgctgatctggaaaagataaacctgtcggtgtaaccctagataacctggacctatttgccgataaaagaaaatatgcaaatatgaatataccaatgattaattcttcaaaacaaagtgtccacatgatgttttcgacattaccaagtttcttccatatcattccaaataccggtgaacattatatcctaccgatgaaccatataccaataactgtgcaatagttacttgcttgctggtgaatgttgctggatctccaaagtgctagttttcagtaggtgttgacatcaatgacaaaatcataccaaaataccaacacttgtgtcatgtttataatgttgttttaggttgttgtgtgtcttttctagtggttttgatctcttttgggctcaagaggtcaagttttgcctttcaggctttgagttgacaatttttggcaaaaatgtgcaaaattgccaaaaaggtcttctaatgctttccaaggcattgaaacatgtttgataagtttttttaagcatgtctaaggtgtttagacaagttgataaggttagattgtcaaaaatgtcttttgagcaagaaatgttgtcatttggcttgaaaaagTTGAAAAAGTTATCATTTTTGCGTTTTTCTAGCAAAAtacagttgtggaagcctcatgtccatacaggGCTTGGTAACTAATTAGAAATTCtataaaaaggcctcccttttcctagagaaaggttggtgattgtatgagcaagagattcctaataaaaatcatgaaattttggctttattCACTATTTTTTGCTTCTTTGGAGTAATAGTCTGTACTATAGCTTTGCTAGTCTGTACTGTACCTTTAGAGAGTGTGCATAGTATTTTTACAATTCTCTCCAAGTGATTGTAGTACTACTTTCCTTTGGCAATttttttgtacaaaattattttacttctgtgtgctcactgccctgtcaagggtttgaggttcaaaaatgccaccacttgactaatccaggtctgggatcccacaaaatggatttagtcaagttggtatgcatgtatatagtgtacatatgcttcaTCTTGTGCGATAATGgtgtttggaagaaggatttgagtgaatactaggcaagtattgactAATCGGCTAGTAGAATgatcaaaactcaaaatttgcacccaaaagcaatttggagtgaAAAAATGTATGAGGCAGACGTCTAGACATATGGCCAAGGGTGTTGATGATCACCTTGGTTGGTTAAATCAGCTTGTTCTTATTAAGCATTCTCATTTTGTAagcaaaatagtgagttcactatttttgtgaattTATTAGTATTGTGTGTAACAAGTTCCTCAAAGTACCTTTCAAGTTGTGAAAACTCTTCAAACTCATTGCTACAGGGAAGTTCCTAAGTGTCTTGATTTTTTTCCATGCCATGAAGTGTTTGGAGTGAAGTATTAATGTTTTAAAAGTGCAGACTTAACAGTAAACTAACAGTGATAGGGTTATGACAGTCATATACATGTTTTTCTAGTTGTTTGCCAAGTGATTGGCATTATGTTTGTAGGGCACTAGCAGGGGAAGGATTCATTTTGGTGTGGCAAAAGTTCTAAGCCAGTTTGGAGGCTTGATTAGTGGATATGTAATGACTTCCCAATGTGTttgggtctaaaccctaccaaaccctgcAAAAGTGTCTCAAATAGTGGACAGTCCTCAATCTGCATTAACAGTGGtctaaaacataaaaaactatGAGCATATACCCCTAAGACACCATCCAAATCAATTTTGAGGGATGAAATACCCATCGTAGGATAGGATAAGCAAAaaagtgccaattaggcctccacgggctcaTAGCCCTTTTGATTGCATAACACACATTTGACTGTTTTTGTCAAAATACATAAACCCGATTATAAGGAGGAGTTTTGGGGCTTATGAAACCTTAGGAGATCAATCCAAAATAGTGAGATAAGTATCATATGGAACCTTGGACAGTGCATAGCCTCAGTCAGAGATTTTGACTTTTGGTTAGTGCATTGAGTAAGCCAAAGGCTATGGGCCTAAAACTAAGTTTGGTTGTCAAACTTGAACAAAACCTTGCTGCCCCTACATGACCATGTTGGAATTGCCTAATGCACACTAAAAACAATAAGTTGAATGTCCAGTAAGCTAGGgattgagaaatgtgtagatgggtgaagtGAGGAATTGGATTAAGCTAGAGCAAGGGTATGAATTTCCACTAagaagggaggttgatggtgaagacttgtagagagacctatcTAGTGTAACTAAACTTGTTATTGCAAACATCAAGAGCAGACACAACCAATACCTCTTGTTCCCTTTTatggccttttgactcaaattggccttttgagcacttacctagcaacctCCCTATCAGTACAGTACCTAATAAATTATTAGGTGTCCTTTTAATGGATTCAGTACCTGCAGGACTATTGACAGTCCCTTTCTTGGAGAATGTGAATCAATTTCAAAatccatttcatcttccagtagctACAACAATATTCTTATTCGGTACCGTAGTAGCTCTTTGGTTAGGTATTGGGGCAACGTTACCTATCAATGAATCTTTAACTCTAGCTCTTTTCCAATTTGATCTAATTTAGAATATCTTAATATAAGAGAGGAGGGAAATCTTTTGTTTATATATCTAGGGAGTCATTTCTTTAAGATAAAGGGTCTCTCCCTAGATATATTTTTTTATCGAATATTTTCTAATATTGTTACAGAATGGTCAAAGATTTATTCCAGAAGAACTTATAAGAAGGGAATGAATGGGGAGATTGAATAGAACTCTTAGAAATCTAAATCGGATTCCCtagtgaatcaatttgaatatttcGCATAAATTCCAAGATTTCTTGGACAGATTGTTTCCCAAGATGTTTTGTTTTCATTAAATCTTCTCGACTGTAATTCAAAAGGTCTGATACTGTATTTATATTTGCCTTTTTGAGGCAATTATATATCCTAGTAGAGAAGTTTAATTGGACAATatacatttgatcaaaatttattCTCTTTGTATCATTCAATATATGCAAAATAGGTAAGGAAGGAGTAATATCGATGCTTAGACTATTTGTTCCATCGTTGTTCTCTTCCTTTGCATTTAGAAAGGGAAGGAAAAAGTCAATTAAATTCCGAGAAGCTTCATAAAGTGCTTCTTTAGGAGCTTCATTCATCCATATTTCAATAAATAGAATTTCTTGTGTCTCATTTTTGCTCCAATAGGAGTGAATACTGTAATTTACATTTTGAACAGGGGCAAAGGAAACATCtataggaaagacaaaggcagcatctataggaaagacaaaggcaacatctATAGGAAAAATTTCATCCTTAGGATTGTAATTATTTGGATTTTGGATAATATATCTGTGGCATTTTTCAATTTGTAATGATATATCTAAGgtaattgatttgtttatgttaGCTATATGTTGTGTAGCATCAATTATTCCCACAGAAGGTGGTAACATGATATCTTGAGCGGTTACTTTTTTTGGTCCAACAACATTGATAGATCCTTCTCGAATTCTATACGCATCAATACGAAGTACAATTTCTTTCAGATTCATCAAAATTTCATGTATTGATTCTTCAATACCTATTATTACGGAATATTCGTTTGATATATTGTGAAATTTAACATGTGTGATACATGTTCCTTCTACTTCTCTGAGTAAAACTCTTCTTATTGTGCTGCCTATTGTATTAGCTTGACCTTTGCAAAGCAGAGATAGAGTGAAACGACTATAATGAAAATGCTTATTCTTTGTTCTGAATTCAATGCACTTCCATTCTGGTATCTTCATTGAGACTGCTATTTCATTCTGATTCATAAtattatttcaaataaataatttaatcatttCTTTCACTTTCAATTTATTCAATTCTTACACACATCTCCTTTTGGGAGGTCTACATCTGTTATGTGGCATAGGAGTTACATCACGTAGATAACTAAATTGTATACCACTTTGAGCAATGGCTCGTAATGGTGTATCTCTCCCCGGACCAGGGCCACTTATCATAACTTCTGCTTCTTTAAGAAGACCTTGATTTACTAAGGTATCAACAACATTTGTTGTTGTAGTCTTAGCAGCAAATGGTGAACGTATTTTTATACCTTTGAatccatgtgcattccccattgtaatatttttgcatactACTGCAtattatcatcttattgtgggtaggttcccactgtggtttttcccttaaccggtttttcacgtcaaaaatattggtgttaggtgtgttgtttttattgttgttatctttctttttattgcagttgatcagatctgagattgttcttaattgtcttaatttggtgaaaactgattcaccccccctttcattTTTCCTTCTTGTTGTTGTCAACAAGTGGTATCACATCTAGATCATTTgaaagaagcttaactgcttgaggagatctagaaggaccagatggaagtgcatTTTCAGTGTCtaggtgaagactattggaagattacggAGGAATGTTTACAAGTTTCCTCCGAATGGACtggttactattgatgagatcaaggaagttgaacataacataagggctaaggaagcattgatgAGTGCTTTGAtagattcagagatgactaatgtgatgggacttcagactacacatTAGATATGGAATAATCTtgaggtcttgtatgaaggagatgcacgaGTTAAAGTTGCTAATTTGtagagtttgaagggaaaatatgaaacattaaagatgggagaagatgaaagcaTAACTACCTTTATGACTAATGTGAATgagcttgttatgaacatcagatgtgcaggtggaactcttgaggaagatgagattgttgctaagataTTGAGATCTTTTCTTTCTGCTCATATTAAAGATAAatttgctactattgatgagatccagagtgtgactactatgacaagagatatgttggttggtaagctggctgcatttgagttgagcaagtttggagaatcacatggtaaaactAAGACTCCATTTAAAGCCTTTGTATCTGGGAAGCAACTGTATGATCCAGGAGAGGGTTCACCaagggtttcaagatatgaaagagagttaagagagatggaagagaaagggagagagttggatgagcttgaagaatttatttCTCGGAGATTgtctaagggagctggtaagtatgatggaaagttacatttgaaatgtttctcttgtaataagataggacattttggatcTAGGTATCCTGAAAGAATTTCTAGGTATGTTAAGCATGAAAAACATGGtatatttgataagcatgatagatatgagaagaatgataagccctactggaagtacaaaaatcagaagagattctattatgttgttgatgaagctaTGACAGATGAAGAATCGGataatggtaactcaagagatgagtttgtgtttattgctatcaaagaagatgatccagtactagtgaatcctacaagctacattgttgaggagaaatctttggctgctaaaattgaagagagagatgaatgggtaattgacagtggttgttcacattatatgacaggtgataaaagaaatTGTGAGTATGAAAAAGTATGATGCTggcatagtaagatttggagatgataaagcttgtgtgattcatggtaaaggttctatatcttttgatggtaagaataactctgatgatgtcttatatgttgaaagattaaagcatactcttctgagtgttggacaaatggttgacaagggataaaatttgcaattcaagaatggtgaatGCGAGATTCTGAATTCCTCCGGTGTAGAGATTGCAATAGGGACTAAAactaaatgtaatatctttcacttgaatgatgATGAAAacagttgtttgattgctcagatagatgaaagttggttgtggcataggaggatgtgtcatgttaactttgactataTGATAAGGATAAggtctactcaagctgttagagatcctGTTAGAATCACGGATCACTGAAAGGGGGGGAATCAGTGATCTTTCGGAAAtaaaattcacaaacttattctttatccactagttagcAATGTTAAAcagtaaagaacataaacaagcaataaataaaccacagatccacaacactgaaatttttacgtggaaacctagaaagggaaaaaccacgatggggctgGAAAccacaatatttatatactatggctaggagtacataaatattacatagaaggGGAATGCAATCGCATTCAGgctcatttcctagagctcactactcaattacaatgacccggaaggctacaagcttcaagaaagtctcactaacttacaattttattacaatgaggaaatacagtGAAATGAACTTTGaagtagcatctaacaatgcatgaATGAGTTTTCGTTAAGCACTAGATCTTTGACTCTACTCGCTCTACAAATACTCTGTTTCTGCCTCAATAAACTATTGGATTATCTATGAAtcaaatgcacatgtgaaactgttcTCAATCGCACCAAAATTGATTGCCACAATAATAATACACCGAAAGCTAAttgccaattcaatcttatatatatggtcttataaaaaataatctcctccaagtcggcttcaagaagtgtaacgtgtagcttcaagttggcttcaatctcTAACAAAGCATAGCACCAGACAAAAAGAGTgtaatcacacacttcctaaggatattcccattcaccgagatcacaaaatcaatcaccaaattcaccgcaatcatcaaaaatatttttGGACCAAAAAATCACTGATATAGCCTTGAATTACTAGTTAACTGCCTACTAGTTAACTCCTACTTTTGGATAAGAGAAATCACGACAACtagatcaaatctccaagaagagttttcattaatgataaccctaaaccataaatcaagcataaaaaatcaccagatgagtgtcaattgccaacaatatccccctttggcattgatggcaacacttgtgaaaaatgtaAGTGTTGAAACCTACGAAACTTGTACACTGGATCAAGAATGAAacaattctaaggctcccccttaggtCAACAACCCAAAAACTTGCATCGCTGAACTGTATAGTTCATACACAATCagcctgtacatttttcaccttatctctccccctttgacaacaatgtcaaagatacGGTGTGCAACAAAATTTCTTGTACATTAATACACACCAGATGATCAAATCTATACATACTTAAGTACTTGTGCATATGCAACCTTAAGGAGCCCAAAATAGGTGTCCCACCATGCCCGCAATTTCTCCAACATAGAaataaaaccattcaaaacataagcatggacTTCTATAGCTGCCAACTCAGTTGGTATCTATTGAGACATATTCTGCATGTAATCCATCTTAAGGTACACTAAGGTGTCTAACCGAGGACCAAATAGGTTCTAGAGTTCACCTACTCTCcttaccattttctccttctccttctcaaagtTCCTAAACTTCTCCATAATATtcaaaatttggccttcaatatTGTTGGTTAAGTTAGCCGTAGGGTCATAATCTTAAGAAATATGAGATAACTAACCTCTACAATCATCTATCTGCTTGTCTATTTCAGGAGAAACATTTGTCAAAactagacaagacttataaatATTACCACCTTCcattaaggcctcatcaattagttttaattcCTTTTCAAGTTGGCCTTATCActatcaatcatttgcaaaaatatttgtactttggCATCTTTGAATTTATCCATAGCCTAATGGGTTGCtgccttggtcaaagaatcaaattgAGAAGATACGAGATTTATTAAGTGTTGAAGCTTACTGGATGAATTGGTATCAGTATCAAGTTGCAGTTCTGGTACCACTTATTCTAAAACTTTAACATATTTCTCAATAAGCTTCTTCTCTTCTGACTCAAATTGTGCTAACTCTTGACTAGCTTGAGCTTGGAGAGAAACAACATCAATCATCCTTCCAGCCAGAGACATTTGATTGAATGGCTTGTCAAAACTGATGTTAAACTGAGGAAAATTCCCTTGGCTTTGTATTTTTGAAGTGTCAATTGTCATAAGGATTGGAGTTTCTGTTATTTTTACTTTCCCTTTTATCtgttcctcttgtttttcctcttcctttttcttggtCTCCTGCTCTGCATTACCTTTATCCTCTATGGGTGCCTCCTATGCATCGGTGTCATCACTTGGTGCACCAACCTCTGCCTCAACTAACTTTTCATTTTCCTTAATTGCCTCAACCTCTACTGAATCCAAAACTTTTTGCTCTACAACATCCTTGGTGTCGTGCACTTTATTTACTTCATGCATCAGAGGATTCTCTTCCTGAGTGGCTACACCTTATGAGTCGGATTCAACTAGCCAGTTCTCAATGAGAAACTTCTTCCATATCCCAatagtttctctccttatttcttctACTCTGTCAAACATAAGGCTATTTACCCTGTGTTTTCTccttaattcctttttatttgctaacaaaatcaatctatcaatttcttcaaCTGTGATATTGGTGCACTGATTgaccagttcactttcctttatttccTTATCCATCCGACTTGTAGATTTTCTTCTAGCATCAATCAAACTGTACAGAtctttcaaaagatatttttccaattcAATTAAcactttactaaatacatccatatacaaaactacaacttcctcaatctaccttttatCCTTATCATCTAAATTCACATAATATACagaaatattcttcaaatttccatctttaatgatttcatcaaTTAATTATTGAATAGATAagggaggaataatatgatacttggtTTTAGCAGACTCCATCTTATTGGATTCAATTGCCTCATCCAAGTCTGATTTTTTTCTCCCTCCTCTCTTAGGTCCGCTAGCCAAAACAGGGtcatattttcctttcttttccttctGCCCTTTCTTCTCTTCACTAGATTAAGACTTCTGGATCACCCTTGCAAACTCTCCTTTCATAGGGGCTTTTCAAATTTCCACATCTGACTCTTTTCAAATGCCACCAAGGAAATTACCACATATTCCCTCTAAGGTTTTTGCTTCTTCCTTAAAACACCTTTCCACTTTGCACATGAACAGGAGGGTTCAAACTGAGTCGAAGATGTCTTCACTGGAGCGGGAGAAGACCCTATCACCTTAGGCTTTGTTGGAGCTAAAgaagtcttttgtttcttt includes:
- the LOC131071402 gene encoding DNA-directed RNA polymerase subunit alpha-like, encoding MNQNEIAVSMKIPEWKCIEFRTKNKHFHYSRFTLSLLCKGQANTIGSTIRRVLLREVEGTCITHVKFHNISNEYSVIIGIEESIHEILMNLKEIVLRIDAYRIREGSINVVGPKKVTAQDIMLPPSVGIIDATQHIANINKSITLDISLQIEKCHRYIIQNPNNYNPKDEIFPIDVAFVFPIDAAFVFPIDVSFAPVQNVNYSIHSYWSKNETQEILFIEIWMNEAPKEALYEASRNLIDFFLPFLNAKEENNDGTNSLSIDITPSLPILHILNDTKRINFDQMYIVQLNFSTRIYNCLKKANINTVSDLLNYSREDLMKTKHLGKQSVQEILEFMRNIQIDSLGNPI